TCAAAAGCGGCAGAAAAAATAAATTTTAATTTGGCAAAAATAGTACCAAGTTGCTTTTTCGACAGGACTGACAACATAAATTTAATTCTTTCAATCCTGTTTATCCTGTCAAAAAATTAAAAAAAATTAAACCCGAATTGTTACAAAAATTAATCATTAAAACTAAGGAGTGAAATATGGTACAGATTCCTGATTGGGTGTTTAAATTTCACGGGCACCGATGCCCGGCCATGCCCATTGGCTACCGCGCCGGATTAGTAGCGATGAAAAAATTGGGCGTGGAGAGAGCCAGCAACAAAGAGCTCTACTTGATTTGTGAAAATGGTCCTGCCCATGCGACCGCCTGCTTTTTGGACGGCGTCATGGCGGCGACCGGTTGCACTTACGGCAAAGGCAATGCCGAGAAGAAAAATTACGGCAAAAATGCGATTACTCTTGTCGATTTGAAGACAAAAAGAGCTGTGCGCGTTGCCATGAAACCG
The sequence above is a segment of the Calditrichota bacterium genome. Coding sequences within it:
- a CDS encoding formylmethanofuran dehydrogenase; this encodes MVQIPDWVFKFHGHRCPAMPIGYRAGLVAMKKLGVERASNKELYLICENGPAHATACFLDGVMAATGCTYGKGNAEKKNYGKNAITLVDLKTKRAVRVAMKPDFQKKGLASKFVELRRQKVEPKDISSEVLDPLLENIFNAKDEDLFVLGEIHEADVEPPKGTFNWHECDICNEIVFENTTKMVNGKPVCIPCFEKL